A DNA window from Hydra vulgaris chromosome 13, alternate assembly HydraT2T_AEP contains the following coding sequences:
- the LOC105845140 gene encoding opsin-3 isoform X2, which yields MNTSKVVQSVISTVLLTSVVLNTTACYIILVKVKRKEITHLFVVSISITNLLESTIGLTPELVMADESLLERTPLCIASAFAVLAFAITNITHLTILSFIRIVAIKYPRRYLQYHKMFWCRVSSILVCYAYGFFWATFPMIGWSKYELDFDKKRCSLDWKLTKFNSSSYILAILICCNILPGIIIALSLYFSTKEIRYRKACNLPKITKTDLLEKEYFRVCFLSAVTYFFFRTSYAIVGVLTLLKIAIPTHLATTTALFSNLSTVSNILINCYAVKSFQKQLLNLRVIQILKTFSYRLCDCKKNIK from the coding sequence ATGAATACGAGCAAAGTAGTTCAAAGTGTTATTTCAACCGTGCTTTTGACGTCAGTCGTATTAAACACGACTGcctgttatattattttagttaaagtgAAAAGAAAAGAGATAACACATTTATTTGTTGTCAGCATTTCTATTACGAATTTATTAGAATCTACGATTGGATTAACACCAGAACTAGTAATGGCAGATGAGTCTTTATTGGAAAGAACTCCGTTATGCATTGCAAGCGCTTTTGCGGTTCTAGCTTTTGCTATAACCAACATAACTCATTTAACAATACTTTCTTTTATCAGAATTGTTGCGATAAAATACCCGAGGCGTTATTtacaatatcataaaatgttttggTGCAGAGTATCATCAATTTTAGTATGTTATGCGTATGGTTTTTTTTGGGCAACATTTCCTATGATTGGTTGGTCAAAATATGAGCTAGATTTTGATAAGAAACGTTGTTCTTTGGATTGGAAATtgacaaaatttaattcttCTTCTTATATTTTAGCTATTTTAATCTGTTGCAACATTTTACCTGGAATAATCATTGCGTTATCGTTATATTTTAGCACAAAAGAAATTCGTTACCGAAAAGCATGCAATTTacctaaaattacaaaaactgatcttttagaaaaagaatattttcgagtttgttttttatcagcggttacatattttttctttcgGACATCTTACGCAATTGTTGGTGTTTTGACATTGCTAAAAATTGCAATACCGACGCATTTGGCAACAACCACTGCGCTTTTTTCAAACCTCTCTACAGTTTCTAATATTCTTATTAATTGTTATGCtgtaaaatcttttcaaaaacaacTGCTAAACTTAAGGgtaattcaaattttgaaaactttttcttataGATTATgtgattgcaaaaaaaatataaaataa